The proteins below are encoded in one region of Pomacea canaliculata isolate SZHN2017 linkage group LG7, ASM307304v1, whole genome shotgun sequence:
- the LOC112568255 gene encoding uncharacterized protein LOC112568255, which produces MNSDPCYQATMSPDGVSELRVYNYNNADVECHGSRDSNDLCKFTLSSRSYQEASLLLSSRSMCNLPVSTAVPDVDSTLIQGMLKSTTKVVIDEDVPSSSHTTMSVNQASMTATRIISDLTSVQSIRNNSTRKDTADVASSSILLTNLQSTNGQIISNSTTQKDFQDFVSTTLSPQSSSINYQQNKSTSHNSTKVTDIIATASVINVDQTSVQILKDKSTETVTTQRQLPPCMVTCSP; this is translated from the exons ATGAACAGTGATCCCTGCTATCAAGCTACAATGTCCCCGGATGGTGTCAGCGAGTTACGAGTGTACAACTACAATAATGCTGATGTGGAATGCCATGGTTCTAGGGACAGCAATGATCTGTGCAAGTTTACCTTAAGCT CTCGCAGTTATCAAGAAGCATCATTGCTTTTATCAAGTCGTAGCATGTGCAATCTGCCTGTTAGTACAGCAGTTCCTGATGTCGATAGCACCCTCATCCAGGGTATGTTGAAGTCCACGACTAAAG TTGTCATTGATGAAGATGTCCCCTCTTCGTCTCATACAACTATGAGCGTGAATCAAGCATCAATGACTGCAACTAGAATCATTTCGGACCTTACTTCTGTCCAAAGCATTAGAAATAATTCTACAAGAAAAG acACTGCAGACGTTGCAAGCTCATCAATCTTGTTAACCAATCTGCAATCGACCAATGGGCAGATAATCAGTAATTCGACAACTCAGAAGGACTTTCAAGATTTTGTCAGCACGACCTTATCTCCTCAAAGTAGCA GTATAAATtaccaacaaaataaatctaCGTCTCACAATTCCACTAAAGTGACTGATATCATCGCTACTGCATCAGTTATAAATGTTGACCAGACTAGCGTCCAAATCTTGAAAGACAAGTCTACAGAAACAG taacaacacaaagacaactaCCACCATGCATGGTGACCTGCAGTCCATAG